The Mycobacterium seoulense genome has a window encoding:
- a CDS encoding family 1 encapsulin nanocompartment shell protein gives MNNLYRDLAPVTEAAWREIELEATRTFKRHVAGRRVVDVSEPGGPVTAAVSTGRLIDVASPSDGVEAHLRASKPLVRLRVPFTLSRYEVDNVERGAQDSDWDPVKAAAKKLAFVEDRAIFEGYAAASIDGIRTCSSNKPLTLPADPREIPDVITQAISQLRLAGVDGPYSVLLSADVYTRVSETTEHGYPILEHIDRLVPGDIIWAPAIDGAFVLTTRGGDFDLQLGTDVSIGYTSHDADTVQLYLQETLTFLCYTAEASVPLSS, from the coding sequence ATGAACAACCTCTACCGCGACCTCGCCCCTGTCACCGAAGCCGCCTGGCGCGAAATCGAATTGGAGGCGACCCGAACCTTCAAACGCCATGTCGCCGGCCGCCGGGTGGTCGACGTCAGCGAGCCCGGCGGTCCGGTCACCGCAGCGGTCAGCACCGGGCGCCTGATCGACGTGGCATCACCCTCCGACGGGGTAGAGGCTCATCTACGGGCGAGTAAGCCCCTTGTGCGCCTGCGTGTTCCGTTCACCCTATCGCGCTACGAAGTCGACAACGTCGAGCGCGGTGCGCAGGACTCGGACTGGGACCCGGTCAAGGCGGCCGCCAAGAAGCTGGCGTTCGTCGAGGACCGCGCAATTTTCGAGGGCTACGCCGCCGCGTCGATCGACGGCATCCGCACGTGCAGCTCGAACAAGCCGCTGACCTTGCCGGCAGACCCCCGCGAGATCCCGGATGTCATCACCCAGGCGATCTCCCAACTGCGGCTGGCCGGCGTCGACGGTCCCTACTCCGTCCTGCTATCCGCCGATGTCTACACCCGGGTGAGCGAGACCACCGAACACGGATATCCGATCCTCGAGCACATCGACCGGCTGGTTCCCGGGGACATCATCTGGGCACCGGCCATTGACGGCGCATTCGTGCTCACCACGCGCGGCGGCGACTTCGACCTGCAGCTCGGAACCGACGTGTCGATCGGTTACACCAGCCACGATGCGGACACCGTGCAGCTGTATCTGCAGGAGACACTGACATTCCTGTGCTACACCGCCGAGGCATCCGTCCCGCTGAGCTCGTAG
- a CDS encoding Dyp-type peroxidase, which translates to MPHVQPQPILEPLTPAAVFLVVTIDDGGEATVHDALPDISGLVRAIGFREPPKRLSAITSIGSQAWDRLFTGPRPAELHPFVELKGPRHTAPATPGDLLFHIRAESLDVCFELADRILRSMAGAVTVVDEVHGFRYFDNRDLLGFVDGTENPDGQLAVSATAIGAEDPEFEGSCYVHVQKYLHEMDSWNSLSVSEQELVIGRTKLENLELGDDEKPANSHIALNVITDNDGTELKIVRHNMPFGELGKGEYGTYFIGYSRTPQVTEQMLRNMFLGDPPGNTDHILEFSTAITGGLFFSPTVDFLDDPPPLPAVPAAETTAAQDGSLSIGSLKGTTL; encoded by the coding sequence GTGCCCCACGTCCAGCCGCAGCCGATCCTCGAGCCGTTGACGCCGGCGGCGGTCTTCCTGGTGGTGACCATCGACGACGGCGGGGAAGCCACGGTTCATGACGCACTGCCCGATATTTCCGGGCTGGTGCGCGCGATCGGTTTTCGCGAGCCGCCGAAACGGTTGTCGGCCATCACCTCTATCGGCTCGCAGGCATGGGATCGCTTGTTCACCGGCCCGCGTCCCGCCGAGTTGCACCCGTTCGTCGAACTGAAGGGCCCGCGGCACACCGCCCCGGCCACGCCCGGGGACCTGCTGTTTCACATCCGGGCCGAGAGCCTGGATGTGTGTTTCGAACTCGCCGACCGCATTCTGAGGTCGATGGCCGGTGCCGTCACCGTGGTCGACGAGGTGCACGGATTCCGCTACTTCGACAACCGCGACCTGTTGGGCTTCGTCGACGGCACCGAAAACCCCGACGGCCAGCTTGCCGTCAGCGCGACCGCCATCGGCGCCGAGGATCCCGAGTTCGAGGGCTCGTGCTACGTGCACGTGCAGAAGTATCTGCACGAAATGGATTCATGGAATTCGCTTTCGGTCAGTGAGCAGGAGCTGGTGATCGGCCGCACGAAGCTGGAAAACCTCGAACTCGGCGACGACGAAAAGCCGGCCAACTCCCACATCGCCCTCAACGTCATCACCGACAACGACGGCACCGAGCTGAAGATCGTTCGGCACAACATGCCGTTCGGTGAACTCGGCAAGGGCGAGTACGGCACCTATTTCATCGGCTATTCCCGCACGCCGCAGGTCACCGAACAGATGCTGCGGAACATGTTCCTCGGGGATCCACCCGGCAATACCGACCACATCCTCGAATTCTCCACCGCGATCACCGGTGGCCTGTTCTTCTCCCCCACTGTCGACTTCCTCGACGATCCACCGCCACTGCCCGCAGTGCCGGCGGCGGAAACGACTGCCGCACAGGACGGCTCACTTTCCATCGGCAGCCTGAAAGGAACCACTTTATGA
- a CDS encoding MOSC and FAD-binding oxidoreductase domain-containing protein: MGKLVSVNVGLPQNVQWRGKTVYTGIWKAPVEGPVTVRRLNVDGDGQGDLGGHGGEQRAVMVYQTESYDFWKKYLGRDDLVPGHFGENFTITGLPDDDVCIGDRYRIGEAEFEVTQPRVTCFRVGMRLNEPRMPNLLVSQRRPGFYFRVITEGRVRAGDDIVRTRRGRHELSVADVDALLYLPNRDVDRLRKIVDVPALSPGWQQSFRGMLESHQGSTPRLPGAPPAWDGFRPLRVSAIRRESPQVMSIRLEADDHVALPAPIPGQYLTVRVPGAGTPAPVRSYSLSGDPAAGYYRISVKRESRGLVSRWLHDHVEPGSVVEAAAPRGEFCLTDGGGPVLLISAGIGITPVLAMLHALSAAGSARDIWWLHTARDRETQTFATEVATLIGSLPSARQSVFYTQTQGRPDGAAIAALGIPTDATAYLCGPTQFMTDMRDALAAGGLDPDRIHSELFGALPPINPGIVDGAPRKPPHPPVGVQGLGPPITFARSGLTVNWSSRYGSILDLAEACDVPTRFSCRSGVCHVCVTGIVAGSTTYVQQPLEPPEQGTVLICSAAPETELALDL, translated from the coding sequence GTGGGCAAGCTGGTTTCGGTAAACGTGGGGCTGCCCCAGAACGTGCAGTGGCGGGGCAAGACCGTCTACACGGGGATCTGGAAAGCGCCGGTCGAGGGACCGGTCACGGTGCGACGGCTGAACGTCGACGGCGACGGCCAGGGTGATCTCGGCGGTCATGGTGGTGAGCAGCGTGCCGTCATGGTGTACCAGACCGAGTCGTACGACTTCTGGAAGAAGTACCTGGGCCGCGACGACCTCGTGCCCGGCCACTTCGGGGAGAACTTCACGATCACCGGGCTACCCGACGACGATGTGTGCATCGGTGACCGCTACCGGATCGGTGAGGCCGAGTTCGAAGTCACCCAGCCGCGCGTCACTTGCTTCCGTGTCGGAATGCGCCTGAACGAGCCCAGGATGCCGAACCTGCTTGTTTCCCAACGGCGCCCGGGCTTCTACTTTCGGGTGATCACCGAGGGGCGGGTCCGCGCCGGTGACGACATCGTGCGTACCCGCCGTGGTCGCCACGAGCTCAGCGTCGCCGACGTCGACGCGCTGCTGTACCTGCCGAACCGCGACGTTGACCGACTCCGCAAGATCGTCGATGTCCCCGCGCTCAGCCCGGGCTGGCAGCAATCGTTCCGGGGCATGCTCGAATCGCACCAGGGATCGACGCCCCGGCTTCCGGGCGCGCCGCCGGCGTGGGACGGGTTTCGCCCCTTACGCGTCAGCGCGATACGCCGGGAAAGCCCACAGGTGATGTCCATCCGGCTTGAGGCCGACGACCATGTCGCCCTGCCGGCGCCGATTCCCGGCCAATACCTCACGGTGCGAGTGCCCGGCGCGGGCACGCCCGCACCGGTGCGCAGCTACTCCCTCTCGGGAGACCCCGCCGCGGGGTATTACCGCATCAGCGTCAAACGCGAAAGCCGTGGCCTGGTGAGTCGATGGCTGCACGACCACGTCGAGCCGGGTTCGGTCGTTGAGGCGGCCGCCCCGCGGGGCGAGTTCTGCCTCACCGATGGTGGCGGTCCGGTGTTGCTGATCTCGGCGGGAATCGGGATCACGCCGGTCTTGGCCATGCTGCACGCGCTCTCGGCGGCCGGCAGCGCCCGCGACATCTGGTGGCTGCACACCGCCCGCGATCGCGAAACGCAAACGTTCGCAACCGAGGTCGCCACCTTGATCGGATCCTTGCCGAGTGCGCGGCAGTCGGTCTTCTACACACAGACACAGGGCCGGCCGGACGGAGCGGCCATCGCGGCGCTGGGTATCCCGACCGACGCAACGGCATACCTCTGCGGCCCAACCCAATTCATGACCGACATGCGCGACGCACTCGCCGCTGGCGGACTGGACCCCGACCGAATCCATAGCGAGCTGTTCGGCGCCCTGCCACCGATCAATCCCGGCATCGTCGACGGTGCCCCTCGCAAGCCGCCGCATCCCCCGGTAGGTGTCCAGGGGTTGGGCCCGCCAATCACCTTCGCGCGCAGCGGCCTGACGGTCAACTGGTCATCCCGGTATGGAAGCATCCTCGACCTGGCGGAAGCCTGCGACGTGCCCACCCGGTTCTCCTGCCGAAGCGGCGTCTGTCACGTCTGCGTCACGGGGATCGTTGCGGGGAGCACCACTTACGTGCAACAGCCGCTGGAGCCGCCCGAGCAGGGGACCGTACTCATCTGCTCGGCCGCTCCAGAGACCGAGCTCGCGCTCGACCTGTAG
- a CDS encoding SDR family NAD(P)-dependent oxidoreductase produces MAATMAGSTALVTGATSGIGRAIALQLAERGVEVVVHGRSAERGAKTVRDIENARGKARFVAADLNDGDDVRRLAAEAGPVDILVNNAGIYRFGATADTDEATFDDHVNVNLRAPYILVQQLVPGMAERGTGAVVNVSTVAASVPASGAGIYGATKAGLESLTRVWADEFGGSGVRVNAIAVGPTDTPGLAALPGVLEAVAGTTTLGRPAEPAEIASAVVFLSSPDASYVNGAVVPVTGGQRAIAA; encoded by the coding sequence ATGGCAGCAACAATGGCCGGCTCCACCGCGCTGGTGACCGGGGCCACGTCAGGGATCGGCCGAGCGATCGCGCTACAACTCGCGGAACGCGGAGTCGAGGTGGTGGTGCACGGCCGCAGCGCCGAACGCGGCGCGAAGACGGTCCGCGATATCGAAAATGCCCGCGGCAAAGCGCGTTTCGTCGCGGCCGACCTCAACGACGGCGACGACGTGCGTCGCCTGGCCGCCGAGGCCGGACCGGTCGACATCTTGGTCAACAACGCCGGCATCTACCGATTCGGCGCGACCGCCGACACCGACGAAGCGACGTTCGACGATCACGTGAATGTGAACCTGCGCGCTCCTTACATTTTGGTCCAGCAGTTGGTACCGGGAATGGCCGAGCGTGGCACGGGCGCGGTCGTCAACGTGAGCACCGTTGCGGCCTCCGTCCCGGCGAGTGGCGCGGGCATCTACGGCGCGACGAAGGCCGGACTGGAGTCGCTGACGCGCGTGTGGGCGGATGAATTCGGCGGATCGGGGGTGCGAGTCAACGCGATCGCGGTCGGCCCAACCGACACTCCCGGTTTGGCGGCCCTACCCGGTGTGTTGGAGGCGGTGGCGGGCACCACCACGCTGGGCCGGCCCGCCGAACCGGCCGAAATCGCCAGCGCGGTCGTCTTCCTCAGCTCCCCCGACGCCAGCTACGTCAACGGCGCGGTGGTGCCCGTGACCGGCGGTCAACGCGCAATCGCCGCCTGA